A window from Theropithecus gelada isolate Dixy chromosome 1, Tgel_1.0, whole genome shotgun sequence encodes these proteins:
- the GJA4 gene encoding gap junction alpha-4 protein: MGDWGFLEKLLDQVQEHSTVVGKIWLTVLFIFRILILGLAGESVWGDEQSDFECNTAQPGCTNVCYDQAFPISHIRYWVLQFLFVSTPTLVYLGHVIYLSRREERLRQKEGELRALPAKDPQVERALAAVERQMAKISVAEDGRLRIRGALMGTYVASVLCKSVLEAGFLYGQWRLYGWTMEPVFVCQRAPCPYLVDCFVSRPTEKTIFIIFMLVVGLISLVLNLLELVHLLCRCLSRGMRARQGQDAPPTQGTSSDPYTDQVFFYLPMGQGPSSPPCPTYNGLSSSEQNWANLTTEERLASSRPPLFLDPPPQNDRKSPSRPSSSASKKQYV; encoded by the coding sequence ATGGGTGACTGGGGCTTCCTGGAGAAGCTGCTGGACCAGGTCCAGGAGCACTCGACTGTGGTGGGCAAGATCTGGCTGACGGTGCTCTTCATCTTCCGCATCCTCATCCTGGGCCTAGCCGGCGAGTCAGTGTGGGGTGACGAGCAGTCAGACTTCGAGTGTAACACGGCCCAGCCAGGCTGCACCAACGTCTGCTATGACCAGGCCTTCCCCATCTCCCACATCCGCTACTGGGTGCTGCAGTTCCTCTTCGTCAGCACGCCCACCCTGGTCTACCTGGGCCATGTCATTTACCTGTCTCGGCGAGAAGAGCGGCTACGGCAGAAGGAGGGGGAGCTGCGGGCACTGCCAGCCAAGGACCCACAGGTGGAGCGGGCACTGGCGGCCGTAGAGCGTCAGATGGCCAAGATCTCGGTGGCGGAAGATGGTCGCCTGCGCATCCGCGGAGCGCTGATGGGCACCTATGTGGCCAGCGTGCTCTGCAAGAGCGTGCTAGAGGCAGGCTTCCTCTATGGCCAGTGGCGCCTGTACGGCTGGACCATGGAGCCCGTGTTTGTGTGCCAGCGAGCACCCTGCCCCTACCTCGTGGACTGCTTTGTCTCTCGCCCCACGGAGAAAaccatcttcatcatcttcatgttgGTGGTTGGACTCATCTCCCTGGTGCTTAACCTGCTGGAGTTGGTGCACCTGCTGTGTCGCTGCCTCAGCCGGGGAATGAGGGCACGGCAGGGCCAAGACGCACCCCCAACCCAGGGTACCTCCTCAGACCCTTACACGGACCAGGTCTTCTTCTACCTCCCCATGGGCCAGGGGCCCTCATCCCCGCCATGCCCCACCTACAATGGGCTCTCATCCAGCGAGCAGAACTGGGCCAACCTGACCACGGAGGAGAGGCTGGCTTCTTCCAGGCCCCCTCTCTTCCTGGACCCACCCCCTCAGAATGACCGAAAATCCCCCAGTCGCCCCAGCAGCTCTGCTTCTAAGAAGCAGTATGTATAG
- the GJB3 gene encoding gap junction beta-3 protein: protein MDWKTLQALLSGVNKYSTAFGRIWLSVVFVFRVLVYVVAAERVWGDEQKDFDCNTKQPGCTNVCYDNYFPISNIRLWALQLIFVTCPSLLVILHVAYREERERRHRQKHGDQCTKLYDNTGKKHGGLWWTYLFSLIFKLIIEFLFLYLLHTLWHGFNMPRLVQCANVAPCPNIVDCYIARPTEKKIFTYFMVGASAICIVLTICELCYLICHRVLQGLHKDKPRGGRGRSSSTSRASTCRCHHKLVEAGELDPDPGNNKLQASAPNLTPI, encoded by the coding sequence ATGGACTGGAAGACACTCCAAGCCCTACTGAGCGGCGTGAACAAGTACTCCACAGCGTTCGGGCGCATCTGGCTGTCAGTGGTGTTCGTCTTCCGGGTGCTGGTGTACGTGGTGGCTGCAGAGCGCGTGTGGGGGGACGAGCAGAAGGACTTTGACTGCAACACCAAGCAGCCCGGCTGCACCAACGTCTGCTACGACAACTACTTCCCCATCTCCAACATCCGCCTCTGGGCCCTGCAGCTCATCTTCGTCACGTGCCCCTCGCTGCTGGTCATCCTGCACGTGGCCTACCGTGAGGAGCGGGAGCGTCGGCACCGCCAGAAGCACGGGGACCAGTGCACCAAGCTGTACGACAACACAGGCAAGAAGCACGGAGGCCTGTGGTGGACCTACCTGTTCAGCCTCATCTTCAAGCTCATCATCGAATTCCTCTTCCTCTACCTGCTGCACACTCTCTGGCATGGCTTCAACATGCCGCGCCTGGTGCAGTGCGCCAACGTGGCCCCCTGCCCCAATATCGTGGACTGCTACATCGCCCGACCCACCGAGAAGAAAATCTTCACCTACTTCATGGTGGGCGCCTCCGCCATCTGTATCGTACTCACCATCTGCGAGCTCTGCTACCTCATCTGCCACAGGGTCCTGCAAGGCCTGCACAAGGACAAGCCTCGAGGGGGCCGTGGCCGCTCATCCTCCACCAGCCGAGCTTCCACCTGCCGCTGCCACCACAAGCTGGTGGAGGCTGGGGAGCTGGATCCAGATCCAGGCAATAACAAGCTGCAGGCCTCAGCACCCAACCTGACCCCCATCTGA